The proteins below come from a single Gimesia alba genomic window:
- a CDS encoding class I SAM-dependent methyltransferase has product MNFNRVAPYFERLEKIVFNKQMQRCRTAFLTHLPPVKKIVLVGEGNGQFLLELIQHTDCEQIHYIDSSQTMLELARKRLQRFSEAASRRVTFYLCDLTVEEMPDQNYDLVVTNFFLDVFDKQLLNEMVTKIAEACETNAVWLYADFQISGGIFQRVRAFTLIKIMYMFFRFVAQIQTLSLIDPSEILDRHEFRLIELMEFDRGLIRAELRQRD; this is encoded by the coding sequence ATGAATTTTAATCGAGTCGCGCCTTATTTTGAGCGACTGGAAAAAATCGTCTTCAACAAACAGATGCAACGCTGTAGGACTGCGTTCCTGACACACTTACCACCCGTGAAAAAAATTGTATTAGTGGGTGAGGGGAATGGTCAGTTTTTGCTTGAATTAATCCAACACACTGACTGTGAACAAATCCATTACATCGACTCCAGTCAGACCATGCTGGAATTGGCACGAAAACGCTTGCAGAGATTTTCTGAAGCTGCATCACGACGCGTGACATTTTACCTTTGTGATTTAACAGTCGAAGAAATGCCTGATCAGAATTATGATTTGGTTGTGACAAATTTCTTTTTGGATGTTTTTGATAAACAGCTACTCAACGAAATGGTCACGAAAATTGCAGAAGCTTGCGAAACGAATGCAGTTTGGCTATATGCAGATTTTCAGATCTCGGGTGGAATCTTTCAGAGGGTCAGAGCATTCACTTTGATTAAGATCATGTATATGTTTTTCAGATTCGTGGCACAGATTCAAACTCTGAGTCTCATTGATCCGTCTGAGATACTTGATCGACATGAGTTTCGATTAATAGAACTGATGGAATTTGACCGCGGTTTGATACGAGCTGAGTTGAGGCAGCGGGATTAA
- a CDS encoding ExbD/TolR family protein — translation MPLKTGTVEEPKLDLTPMIDIVFLLIIFFMVGTQFTEMERQYDIKLPTVTDAKPLTNLPDDIIVNVQQDGEITVNGEKKSLEELESALATAKQNFPGQSVVIRGDSTGPYQNVMNILEICHRVKIRSVSLANRLRDE, via the coding sequence ATGCCGTTAAAAACGGGTACTGTCGAAGAGCCAAAACTCGATTTAACACCTATGATTGATATTGTCTTTCTACTCATCATTTTTTTTATGGTCGGCACTCAATTTACAGAAATGGAGCGGCAATACGATATTAAGCTCCCTACTGTTACAGATGCAAAGCCACTGACCAACCTGCCTGACGACATTATAGTGAATGTCCAACAGGATGGAGAAATCACTGTTAATGGAGAAAAGAAATCTCTGGAAGAATTAGAATCTGCATTAGCAACAGCAAAGCAAAATTTTCCAGGTCAGTCTGTCGTGATCCGGGGTGATTCAACCGGCCCTTATCAGAACGTGATGAATATTCTCGAGATTTGCCACCGAGTCAAAATACGTTCTGTCTCTTTGGCCAATCGTTTGAGAGACGAATAA